The Methanosphaera sp. WGK6 genomic sequence TGTTGGTTGTCAAATCCAACATCCCATCCTTCAGATACATAATACATCTCCCTCATAGTAGCTGTTTTTTGAATGTTTACTAATTCTTTACAGAAGTTTCCTACACACATCATTTGAGCCATTTTCTTGATTTGTTTAACATTACCTAATGATCTTGTACCTTTACGGTCACCTAGTTCAAAATATCTTTTGTCTTGATTGTAGATGATGTTTCCTGTTCCTCTTGATGGAATTTTTAGACTAGGTACTTCTTCATCTAGTATTTTTTCGAGAACTTCATCACCCATTCCTCTAAGTTTATTTAAAGCAATTTCTTTATGTTTCATCATGGTATTTTCCCTTCTTTTATTGTTTAGTAGTCTTCATCATCTGAAAAATCTTCATCTATTTCTGTTTTTACACGCATAGTAGGTTCTTCAGTTTTTACTTGCATAGGTTCAATTTCGGGTTGTTTAAGACGATTTTTCATATCCATAATTTTAGCTTTATGAGTTACTTCATCCATAACTTTGTCATATTCAGGTACATCTTTTTCTGCAAGTAGTGCTGATTGTTTAATTACTACTGGAACTAAGTCTTCGAATACTTTAGCTCTCATTTCTTCGTTTTTAGCAGCTCTTTTAGTTCTTATATATTTTTCTAGTTTACGGGCTATTTTCATGGTTGCTTGTCTTATTTCACGTACAATTTCTGTTTCTGGTGCAACACTTTGTTTTCCAGTAGATAGGTAGGGTACATTTGTAGAGATAATATTTACAAATACTGATATTGGTGCATTATCTAAGTCACGAACACCATATCTTCTCCAATCTATACTTTTTAATGCTTCTGTTATAGCACAGCTTCCTTGATCGAAAGTTAATGGTACTCTGTTTGCAAATCTCATGATTTCTGCTTTTCTCTGATTTCCAATTAGTCTTCCTGATTTTCCACCATATGCAATACCTGCTTCTACAATAAATGATACTCCTCCACGATATGCTTGTGGTTTTCTTGTAATTGCTGTTGAAAATTCGGGTAGAAGTATTTCATTTATACCTTTTTCTATTTGTTCATCACCAATAGGTTTAAGTCCATTGGTAGGTGGTGCCATGAATTTCATTTGGTCAAATTGTTGAACTACTTGTTCTGCTTCTTTCCATGTGATACTTTTAGGTCTTTTGTTCATATCAATACCTGTAGCTGCTTCAATTTCCTTGATTTTTGCTACAGATACACGGGATAATGAATCCATGAGGAGGTTTTTAAATCGTTTTTTATTAGTACCTTTGCAAAGGTAAATTATGTCATCGGCTGTTACTCCTTTTGGATGTGGTAATACTTCTTTAGGTAGTGGTGGTATCTGATCTGTTGCACGTTCAAATGTATATTTTCGTCCTGTTGGGTCTTTAAATACAATTCTAGCATGAGGATTTCCTATTACAGTACGTCTAATATATTCATAAGCTCCTTGTTCACTCATAGAGTAAGATACATCTTTGAATTCTATTTCAATACCTGAACCAGTACGTTCTGTTTCAAATTCTTTTCTATCTAGAATAATACCTGTATTTTTTTTAACATCTAATTTTACAGTCATTTCAACTCCTTTGAGTTGTTCACCATCTTTATATCGTGATCTTATTTTCACAGGTTGTCCTGTGGTCATTTGGGATAATAGTACACATCCACTACATCCTAGTCCTTGTTGTCCACGGGATTGTATATTTCTGAATTTACTTCCTGCAAACATTTGACAATATACTTTGGTTATATAATTTTCAGGAATACCTGGTCCATTATCAGCATGTTTTAATAGGTAATGGTCTTTACCTAATCTTTTTAATTCTATTGTAATGTCAGGTAATATACCTGCTTCTTCACATGCATCTAAACTGTTTGTTATAAGTTCGTGGAATACAATTGTTAATGATCTGATTTTTCCAGAGAAACCAAGCATTTGTTTATTACGTCTGAAAAATTCTGATGCCGTTAATTCCTTAAATTCTTCAAATAATTCTGATGTATCACGTTCCAAGGATTTCATGCCCCCATATATTTATTTGAATATTAATATTACTAATTTTATAATAAGTATTAATATTGATTTTTATTTAGTTAATTGAATAATATTTTTTTTATTAAATTTTAGAATATATGTTATAAAGTTGTATGTTTTTATATAATTAATACATATGTTTTATTTTAAAAATATTATTTTTTTATATTATAATATATGTAAATTCCATAATATAAAATCATGGTATATATCCTATGTGAAAAATTTATTATAATTTAGGGGGGTCTTGAGAAGTAATCCATTTTATGCTAAAAATTTATATAAATTTTAAAAAAATAAATAAGTATATTTTCTAAAGATTAGTGGAAATATTAAAATATACTTTTTTTATAAAACAAGTCTTGTCAGAACTCCAAAAATTATTTTAAGAATCAATAATTTTTTTTGTAAGACATATGATTTTTTAATGTTATATGATGAAGACTAAATAAGCTATTTCTTTAATTATATAAATAAAATTAGATTTGGTCATTATTCAAAAAATAAAAAAAATTATTTATAAAGTTTCAGGAACTTCATCAAATATTTCTTCATTTTCTTCATTATCAATAGATGCTTGATTAAAATCTTCTTCAGCATCGGTGAAATCTTCATCAGTATCTAAATCTTCTCTTAAAATATCTTTACGATCTGGTTTACCATTAACCATTTCATCAAATTCTTTTCGTTTAAGTTTATCATGCATTTTTTCAAGGTAAGCATAAACACTTTTTTGTCTTGAACCTTCAAGTATCATTTCAATAGCTTCTCTAGCCATTTGTATATTTTCAATTTTTCCAATTAGTGAAACAGTTTTACCATAAATACTTATTTCAACATCAAGCATATCATGCATAATTTGTCTAGTTCTTCCATTTTTACCAATGATTCTTCCTTTTTGTCTTACTAATGCTTTTTTAGATTTTCCAACATAATCTTGGAGGTTTATAATTTCTAAAATTAGTTCATCATCTTCAAGAGTTAATGCTATGTCGGGGTTAAATCCTCTACCAATAGCTTTAATCATATATCTTGCTTTCCAGATTGCTAATGGATCATCAGTTTCATCAGTAGAACTTATTGAAATATTTCCAGTGTCACTATCTATTTTTAATTCAGTCTTGGTGATTATTTCTAATTGGTGTTTAATTTTACCGTTTTTTCCTATAGTTACTCCAACTCTATCTTTTGGTATTTTAAGGTATTCTGTATTAGCCATTTTAAAAAAACTCCTATTAATATTGTTATTTTTTTTAAAATATTATTGTTATAATGTATTGTTTATTGTAATAATAAATTATATTATTAATAAAGTTATAAATAGAAAATTTATATATTAATCGTTATTAAATAGTAATAATAAGTTTATTTGTTTTATTTAATTGGTGGTATTAATACATTCTAAGTATCTTTAAGTATAATTATGTATAATTTAAATAATATTTATTATTTTTGATTATTTTAATTTTAAATTTATTAATACTTATTTTATCATGAATTATTATTCCTGTCTTATTTTAATGTTTGTAAAATCTAATATAAAAAAGTATAGTTAAAATAAATAAGTTTAATCAAGTTATTTATTATCTTTTTTTAGTTTTCTTTGATAATTCTATTTTTTATATACTCATAACTTAAATTAACATTAAATTTTTTACTATCATATACTATATTTTTAATATCTCTTTCTAATAAACTCATACTTGATGGATGACTTGTTAAAGTTGCTTGAGATAAATCAATAATATATGGATGATTATAAGATAGGAGAATGTTATATCTAGATAAATCACCATGTACTAACTTAGCTTGGTTATATGAAATATCCATGAAATTAATTATTTCTTCAAATATTTTCTCTGCATTATCTAATTTTATCTTACTAAGGGGTGGTGCTGCACTAGCATCATTTTCGTCATGTTCCAGATATTCCATAACAAGAACATTTTCTAGAGCAGTGTAGGGTTCGGGTACACGTAAACCTAGTTTATGTAACCTACTTAAGTTTTTAAATTCCTTCTGAGTCCATGCAGTAATAATTTTTCTAGTGTTATT encodes the following:
- the top6B gene encoding DNA topoisomerase VI subunit B produces the protein MERDTSELFEEFKELTASEFFRRNKQMLGFSGKIRSLTIVFHELITNSLDACEEAGILPDITIELKRLGKDHYLLKHADNGPGIPENYITKVYCQMFAGSKFRNIQSRGQQGLGCSGCVLLSQMTTGQPVKIRSRYKDGEQLKGVEMTVKLDVKKNTGIILDRKEFETERTGSGIEIEFKDVSYSMSEQGAYEYIRRTVIGNPHARIVFKDPTGRKYTFERATDQIPPLPKEVLPHPKGVTADDIIYLCKGTNKKRFKNLLMDSLSRVSVAKIKEIEAATGIDMNKRPKSITWKEAEQVVQQFDQMKFMAPPTNGLKPIGDEQIEKGINEILLPEFSTAITRKPQAYRGGVSFIVEAGIAYGGKSGRLIGNQRKAEIMRFANRVPLTFDQGSCAITEALKSIDWRRYGVRDLDNAPISVFVNIISTNVPYLSTGKQSVAPETEIVREIRQATMKIARKLEKYIRTKRAAKNEEMRAKVFEDLVPVVIKQSALLAEKDVPEYDKVMDEVTHKAKIMDMKNRLKQPEIEPMQVKTEEPTMRVKTEIDEDFSDDEDY
- a CDS encoding serine protein kinase RIO; this translates as MKKHYIDADNQIRKLEETKKIKSVEDKQVSSEVFDDKTLKVLYKLAKQGYINSLNGVISTGKEANVFLGTDDDGNSVAVKIYRVVTLDFKKIKEYIAGDPRFKTYGNNTRKIITAWTQKEFKNLSRLHKLGLRVPEPYTALENVLVMEYLEHDENDASAAPPLSKIKLDNAEKIFEEIINFMDISYNQAKLVHGDLSRYNILLSYNHPYIIDLSQATLTSHPSSMSLLERDIKNIVYDSKKFNVNLSYEYIKNRIIKEN